The following DNA comes from Occultella kanbiaonis.
CTGGTGATTCTCGTCCGTGGCGAGGACGCGGCGGACGGCGCCGCCGAGCCGGCCAGGAACCACTCCACGCCCGGCGCGGTCCCGGTGACCCGCCGCATCCGCTCACAGGTCGGGCGAGTGCTGCGTCGTCTCGGTCTGCGCAAGTAGCCAGCTACACGAGAACGGGGCCGCCCGGACCATCTGGTCCGGGCGGCCCCGTTCGGCGTTCGCGTCGTCGATGCCGTCAGGAGGCGCCGATGATGTCCACGACGAACACGAGGGTGTCGGTGCCCTTGATTCCGGCGCGCGGCATGCCGTTCGGGCCATACCCCTCGTGCGGGGGGATCGAGACGAGCACCCGGGAGCCGATCGGCTGGCCGACGAGGGAGTTGTCCCACCCGGCGATCACGGCGCCGACGCCGATCGGGAACTGGATCGAGGAGCCGCGGTCGTAGGAGTTGTCGAAGATGCCGCCGCCCCAGATCTGGCCGAGGTAGTTGACGTCGATCGTCTGACCGGCCTCGACGAGAGCGCCGTCACCCTGGCTGATGACCTGGACGGCCAGATCGGCGGGCGCCGCGTTCTCGGGGAAGCTCAGTGCCGGCTTGTCGCCGAACGAACCAGTAGCCGTGGGCAGGGAAGTCATGGATCCTCTTCTCGGATTCGGTGTCAGTGATCAGTGCCAGCCTAAACGCCCGACGGCGGACCTCGCCCCGGGCGATCGCCTCACCCGAGCAGGTCGGCGAGCCAGC
Coding sequences within:
- a CDS encoding FKBP-type peptidyl-prolyl cis-trans isomerase, producing the protein MTSLPTATGSFGDKPALSFPENAAPADLAVQVISQGDGALVEAGQTIDVNYLGQIWGGGIFDNSYDRGSSIQFPIGVGAVIAGWDNSLVGQPIGSRVLVSIPPHEGYGPNGMPRAGIKGTDTLVFVVDIIGAS